GCTTGTACTGAAGGCGTATGCGGAACTTGTGTGATTGAGGTAACAGAAGGTATGGAAAATTTATCGGAGTTTACTCAAGAAGAGCAAGATTTCTTAGGAGAATTGCATTGCGAGCGCCTGGCTTGTCAGTGTAAGATAATAAGTGGTTCTGTAAAAATTAAACATTAAAAAAAGTGTACGTATGTCTCAAGAAAAAAAGATTGCAAAAGAAATGACGATTGAAGAAATTTTATCTTCTTTTCCTCATAAAAGTCAAAAGTTAGCTCAAGAAATGACTAATATTGGTTTGCATTGCGTTGGATGTGGCGCTGCTACATGGGAAACCCTTGAGGGTGGAATGCTAGGTCATGGTTTCGTACAAG
This is a stretch of genomic DNA from Candidatus Rhabdochlamydia oedothoracis. It encodes these proteins:
- a CDS encoding 2Fe-2S iron-sulfur cluster-binding protein; this translates as MAKLLLENTNEEKILEDGSSIQEACEDAGVPFACTEGVCGTCVIEVTEGMENLSEFTQEEQDFLGELHCERLACQCKIISGSVKIKH